A window of the Fusarium poae strain DAOMC 252244 chromosome 3, whole genome shotgun sequence genome harbors these coding sequences:
- a CDS encoding hypothetical protein (TransMembrane:3 (o1611-1629i1649-1667o1673-1690i)~BUSCO:429at5125) — translation MATVKSLGLHQPSGLQHAINEQLLPPNPPSTSYTWDISTDDRCYGDLEDELLTTEHCVIWCRGGIFRKTFRFELEKEPVIQALLAYFPASKDDRSTQDDDTRSDQRPALSKALVVFLKTQAHIYFLSGTSHVVHMPFEVESAFAGPVGVIIQRKQKAESVAPISFKFPRVPPNSFVSSQLTAFNSSQQTAFSVEGLGKPKALPLRSTLDNCWEAPLEQPESRWPRLVSLTDPLLELGLVVTNQEPQNAKSLRQTAKKKLSFLDAAEEVVHVEEIKIPGALTQDLSQPLIIAVTINRETSEYTVWRLTYLQHEDPFLNRQKDAKSKAARRRSSMPSAFASAPGTPVQPNLRESFGAPLPGKRQRKSERLEKPMIDLVSSLEQQDKEGTGAARRSSRRVSSMLARADLSASHDRAIMPEQPLHPSHVGARRHESQGSRLSANYAHQIHPSLSSLLAAPFYEGLDEGFHNMGLDDHEFDGLQHEILFAKLHSVPMNNSNVRYSHQPARTQTKVFILVAPPFAIDGHDQSQLLIGIQDATERRLQLLTLELGIQHGGNKGAKSTKGGKKNTPEGATVLATVIDRRHAQNVVDSCKVVDGDHSAILILSESMDGRHELSTQAPWSVLTKISLSLLFVDNTRGLQYRGRALDRDVTQRKSEVIDFSNGSIVGVRHPRQGGIVDVVDAEGRLHELRIQLEPRSPHVRKVLDVCRSILPHALGEQIYAGWLHCMQWLGGNEESATGIEWSAMTVLLLSLFLSLGRKDSKPFPKTRLPIRRRRPASGSFSSIKESEDWKSLEAGEASNSLGCPTWMMNGGWGWALDEDTENTTSSAGEENPPGTFISRHVSLAKEYIVSAFGETAFGQAGYMPTSLAKSMESRRKVAVDVFMGLHLLLEEEKLDIMTPEFRSPGRADLRVIMCQIARWFKWHNFTSIYEAGIQEDIDQRHDSDLNLRPAVPQPPIQPDVIAWVQAKLTGDRRVSYVTPADIYYAGSQLSESEKSQDRRWEPIIPRTLMFKQFFRLLKPTASAIQMVEAMRDAGITNSVLDSLPEAVLVPLRDAISLCQPHPPTSWSKDLLELVDRRDISLILTPGKRPKPSASKILTPTHNATWDYKLLCQSVDESNNVGYDEGEGTERQAVIRSLFKEDRRLNEAQDLLSTNKARLVRLDPHPSWPESEYLEKQKELVTRIATGTLAIPAGRGLLYYSLRYPLITQKFHIGGFNLNCIVRPTNTTVGVDKSQFSEEKVCWGFFHQGVAAGLAISPQAQGIDTSWILYNKPDQDLNNRHAGFLLALGLNGHLKDVAKWVAFKYLTPKHTMTSIGLLLGLAASYMGTMDSLITRLLSVHATRMLPRGAAELNLSPLTQTSGIMGIGLLYANSQHRRMSEIMLSEIEHIDEEDEEEPLRSECYRLAAGFALGFINLGKGNDLKGLHDMKVTEKLVSHATTTKNIEIVHVLDRAAAGAVMALALIYMKSEDQIVARKIDIPDSVLQFDYIRPDILLLRTLTKNLIMWSKIEPTFAWIRKNLPRPYRPQFKLQSTTKLQSTDMAFHSIVAGLCFSIALRFSGSASPKVRDLLLYYLDQFMRIAQIPSTASMHPNGTPPYDEELTRTNARMCQDVVAISASIVMAGTGDIPVLRRLRALHGRDDLETPYGSHLAAHLAIGALFLGCGTATFGTSNLAIASLLVSFYPIFPTNVIDNRSHLQALRHFWVLATEQRCLVTKDVLTGQPISAPVQIKMRKNTSTEPILNRTAPCILPPIDQIASLSTACGPEFWDVELDFSNPEVRASFEDTQSLYLRRRPPREGAFASTLRALGSDEKGTDPMEWVFGLDSLRDISYAERAVVLERGDDNQHTGSAIDARLEMVKGVAEGMDRERLEGVKLLFEWASVRGRLRECNMFDSQETITESNARLETEGQDEQETTAEDEGVWWMRDSVVESLKGMVWLASREGE, via the exons ATGGCGACGGTGAAGTCCCTGGGGTTGCATCAGCCCTCAGGGCTTCAACATGCCATCAATGAACAATTATTACCGCCCAACCCGCCATCTACGTCGTACACTTGGGACATTTCAACAGACGATCGATGCTATGGGGACCTCGAGGACGAGTTACTCACTACCGAGCACTGTGTCATATGGTGTCGAGGTGGCATATTTCGCAAGACGTTTCGATTCGAACTTGAAAAAGAACCTGTTATACAGGCTCTGCTAGCATATTTCCCTGCTTCAAAGGACGACAGGTCTACGCAAGACGACGATACTCGATCGGATCAACGACCGGCTTTATCAAAAGCTCTGGTTGTGTTTCTCAAGACGCAGGCGCACATATACTTTTTGTCTGGTACTAGCCATGTCGTTCATATGCCATTCGAGGTTGAATCCGCCTTTGCAGGCCCTGTTGGAGTTATAATTCAACGAAAACAGAAGGCCGAAAGTGTTGCGCCTATATCTTTCAAGTTTCCTCGAGTCCCGCCTAATTCATTCGTCTCTTCGCAGTTGACGGCATTCAACAGTTCTCAGCAAACCGCCTTCTCTGTAGAAGGCCTTGGAAAACCCAAAGCGCTCCCCCTTCGTTCAACGCTGGACAATTGTTGGGAGGCGCCGCTGGAGCAGCCCGAGTCTCGCTGGCCACGGCTTGTGTCATTAACGGACCCTTTACTTGAGCTCGGACTGGTTGTCACGAACCAAGAACCCCAAAATGCTAAAAGCCTAAGACAGACTGCAAAGAAAAAGCTATCATTCCTTGATGCAGCAGAAGAAGTTGTACATGTggaagagatcaagatcCCTGGTGCACTGACTCAAGATTTGAGCCAACCCCTAATCATTGCGGTCACAATCAACCGTGAAACTAGTGAATACACTGTCTGGCGCCTTACCTACCTGCAACATGAAGACCCCTTTCTCAATCGGCAAAAGGATGCCAAGTCAAAGGCTGCCCGGCGTCGTAGCTCCATGCCGTCTGCCTTTGCGAGTGCTCCCGGAACCCCTGTGCAGCCTAATCTCCGAGAGAGTTTTGGGGCCCCTTTACCAGGAAAGCGACAGAGGAAGAGTGAGAGGCTCGAGAAGCCTATGATAGATCTCGTCTCGTCCTTGGAacagcaagacaaagaagggACCGGTGCCGCACGTAGGAGCTCTCGCAGGGTCAGCTCCATGTTGGCGAGAGCCGACCTGTCTGCTTCTCATGACCGAGCCATAATGCCCGAACAACCATTGCACCCTAGCCATGTTGGGGCCAGGAGACATGAATCCCAGGGAAGTCGTCTAAGCGCCAACTATGCCCATCAGATCCATCCTAGTTTGAGCAGTCTGCTAGCGGCACCATTTTACGAGGGCCTTGACGAGGGATTCCACAACATGGGCTTGGATGACCATGAGTTTGATGGGTTACAACATGAAATCTTGTTCGCAAAACTTCATAGTGTACCCATGAATAATTCTAACGTGCGGTAttcgcaccagccagcccgtACTCAAACCAAGGTTTTCATTTTAGTGGCACCGCCATTTGCTATTGATGGCCATGACCAAAGTCAACTTTTGATTGGCATTCAGGACGCTACCGAGAGACGACTCCAGCTCCTTACTTTGGAACTAGGCATTCAGCACGGAGGTAACAAAGGTGCCAAGAGCACCAAAGGCGGAAAGAAGAACACTCCTGAAGGTGCCACTGTGTTGGCAACTGTCATCGATCGTAGGCATGCGCAGAATGTCGTCGACTCTTGCAAGGTCGTTGATGGAGACCACTCTGCAATCCTGATTCTTTCTGAGTCGATGGATGGTCGGCACGAATTGAGCACCCAGGCGCCCTGGAGTGTTCTCACAAAGATAtcgctttctcttctcttcgttGACAATACTAGAGGCTTGCAGTATCGAGGCAGGGCCTTGGATCGCGACGTCACACAAAGGAAGTCTGAGGTTATTGATTTCAGTAATGGTAGTATTGTTGGTGTACGCCATCCCCGACAAGGGGGCATTGTTGACGTTGTTGATGCTGAAGGTCGGCTTCATGAACTTCGAATACAACTCGAGCCGCGGTCCCCTCATGTTCGCAAGGTCCTAGATGTTTGTCGCAGCATATTGCCCCATGCTCTCGGCGAACAAATATATGCCGGATGGCTCCATTGTATGCAGTGGTTAGGTGGTAACGAAGAATCAGCTACCGGTATAGAATGGTCTGCTATGACCGTTCTGCTCCTGTCTCTATTTTTGAGTCTCGGTCGCAAGGATTCAAAACCATTTCCCAAGACCCGTCTCCCCATTCGCAGAAGAAGGCCTGCTTCGGGTTCTTTTAGTTCCATAAAAGAGTCTGAAGACTGGAAGTCGTTGGAGGCTGGTGAAGCGTCCAACTCGTTGGGATGTCCAACATGGATGATGAATGGGGGCTGGGGATGGGCATTGGATGAAGATACGGAAAACACAACATCTTCGGCAGGAGAGGAGAACCCGCCCGGAACATTCATTTCCAGACATGTCTCTTTAGCCAAAGAGTATATAGTCTCTGCATTTGGCGAAACAGCATTCGGACAGGCTGGGTACATGCCAACATCTCTAGCTAAGAGCATGGAAAGTCGGCGCAAGGTAGCTGTTGATGTTTTTATGGGCCTGCACTTGCtccttgaagaagagaaattGGATATCATGACGCCAGAATTCAGATCACCGGGTCGTGCTGATCTCCGTGTTATCATGTGTCAGATCGCTCGGTGGTTTAAGTGGCATAACTTTACATCCATATACGAAGCAGGCATACAAGAAGATATCGATCAGCGCCATGACTCTG ATCTCAATCTAAGGCCCGCGGTACCCCAGCCTCCTATACAGCCGGACGTCATTGCTTGGGTCCAGGCAAAACTTACTGGAGACCGAAGGGTTTCTTACGTCACTCCAGCAGATATCTACTACGCTGGCTCGCAGCTATCCGAATCAGAAAAATCGCAGGACCGACGATGGGAGCCTATAATCCCCAGGACGCTTATGTTCAAACAGTTTTTCAGACTTCTAAAGCCAACGGCCAGCGCGATACAAATGGTGGAGGCCATGCGGGATGCCGGGATCACAAATTCGGTGCTTGATAGCCTTCCAGAAGCTGTTCTTGTGCCTTTGAGGGATGCCATCTCGTTGTGTCAACCCCATCCACCAACATCTTGGTCAAAGGACCTCCTCGAGTTGGTTGATCGTAGGGATATCAGTCTCATACTCACCCCTGGAAAGCGCCCCAAACCCAGCGCATCCAAGATTCTG ACGCCCACGCACAACGCAACCTGGGACTACAAGCTGCTCTGCCAAAGCGTTGATGAATCAAACAACGTTGGCTATGACGAAGGCGAAGGAACTGAACGTCAAGCTGTTATTCGCTCCTTATTCAAAGAAGATCGTCGCCTGAACGAAGCCCAGGACTTACTTTCAACCAATAAAGCAAGACTAGTTCGATTGGATCCTCACCCAAGCTGGCCAGAGAGTGAATATCTTGAGAAGCAAAAGGAGCTGGTTACAAGAATCGCTACAGGCACGTTGGCCATCCCTGCTGGGCGGGGCCTGTTATATTATAGTCTGCGCTATCCGTTGATCACGCAGAAATTCCATATCGGCGGATTTAATCTCAACTGCATCGTGAGGCCAACAAACACCACTGTGGGCGTAGACAAATCACAGTTCTCAGAGGAGAAGGTCTGCTGGGGTTTCTTCCATCAAGGTGTTGCAGCTGGACTCGCCATATCTCCTCAAGCCCAAGGCATCGATACGTCTTGGATTCTCTACAACAAACCTGACCAGGACCTTAACAACCGCCATGCTGGCTTCTTGCTTGCTCTTGGTCTCAACGGCCATCTGAAGGATGTGGCAAAGTGGGTAGCGTTCAAGTACCTAACGCCAAAACACACCATGACCTCCATCGGCCTTCTTCTGGGCCTGGCTGCATCCTACATGGGTACGATGGACTCGCTGATTACGCGTTTGCTTTCTGTCCACGCTACGAGGATGTTACCACGTGGTGCGGCGGAACTTAATCTATCACCTTTGACACAAACTTCGGGCATAATGGGTATTGGGCTTCTGTATGCGAATAGCCAGCATAGGAGAATGAGTGAAATTATGCTCTCCGAGATTGAGCACattgatgaggaggatgaagaagagccCCTGAGAAGTGAGTGTTACCGGCTGGCGGCTGGCTTCGCTCTTGGCTTCATCAACCTAGGCAAAGGAAATGATCTCAAAGGCCTGCACGATATGAAAGTAACAGAGAAACTTGTTTCTCACGCTACTACTACCAAGAACATCGAGATAGTTCATGTCTTGGATCGCGCAGCAGCTGGGGCCGTCATGGCTTTAGCCCTTATTTACATGAAGTCAGAAGATCAGATCGTGGCACGCAAGATTGATATACCAGACTCAGTCTTGCAGTTCGACTATATCCGACCCGACATTCTCCTCTTGAGAACGTTAACAAAGAACCTCATCATGTGGTCAAAGATTGAGCCAACCTTTGCTTGGATTCGCAAAAATTTGCCACGCCCTTACCGCCCACAGTTCAAGCTACAATCAACTACAAAGCTGCAGTCAACTGACATGGCGTTTCACAGCATAGTTGCTGGTCTCTGCTTTTCTATCGCGCTTCGCTTCTCTGGAAGTGCTTCCCCCAAAGTCCGAGATCTCTTGCTGTACTATTTGGATCAGTTCATGCGAATCGCACAGATACCATCTACGGCAAGCATGCATCCTAATGGTACACCGCCCTACGATGAAGAACTAACTCGAACCAACGCGCGAATGTGTCAGGATGTTGTGGCTATATCAGCATCCATTGTCATGGCTGGAACAGGCGATATCCCCGTACTTCGTCGCCTCCGCGCACTCCATGGTCGTGACGATCTAGAAACCCCCTATGGATCTCACCTTGCTGCGCATCTTGCAATTGGAGCTTTATTCTTGGGATGTGGGACAGCAACCTTTGGTACCAGTAACCTTGCCATTGCTTCTCTACTTGTATCGTTCTATCCTATTTTCCCTACAAATGTTATCGACAATCGCTCCCATCTACAGGCTCTTCGCCATTTTTGGGTCTTGGCCACAGAGCAACGATGTCTCGTTACCAAGGATGTTCTCACTGGTCAGCCAATTTCTGCACCTGTTCAAATCAAGATGCGGAAGAACACGTCAACAGAACCCATCTTGAACCGGACAGCGCCCTGCATTCTACCACCGATTGATCAAATAGCCAGTCTCTCGACCGCTTGTGGGCCCGAGTTCTGGGATGTGGAACTCGACTTCTCCAACCCAGAAGTTCGAGCTTCTTTCGAGGATACGCAGAGTCTTTATCTCCGTAGACGTCCACCTCGTGAGGGGGCGTTCGCCTCCACCCTCCGGGCACTCGGTAGTGACGAGAAGGGCACAGATCCCATGGAGTGGGTGTTTGGCCTCGATAGCCTTCGTGATATTAGTTACGCAGAGAGAGCGGTGGTGCTTGAGCGAGGAGATGACAACCAGCATACGGGGAGTGCCATCGATGCAAGATTGGAGATGGTAAAGGGTGTTGCTGAAGGTATGGATAGAGAGCGGCTTGAAGGGGTGAAACTACTGTTCGAATGGGCTTCTGTGCGTGGTCGATTACGCGAGTGCAATATGTTCGACAGCCAGGAAACCATCACAGAATCAAACGCACGTCTTGAAACTGAAGGACAAGACGAGCAGGAGACCACAGCGGAAGACGAGGGCGTTTGGTGGATGCGAGACAGCGTGGTTGAGAGCCTCAAGGGCATGGTATGGCTTGCTAGTCGGGAAGGTGAGTAG
- a CDS encoding hypothetical protein (BUSCO:2402at5125) gives MTDQSPELSHDPARDLETQQPEHEAASTSSELVPPTNNDAPDDGAHSSEAESLGKEADIVAKDTKPQGSNDGKASQDGDQDKGGEEEDDDEDDDDDDDDEEEDEDEDDEDDEDDDDDDEDEDEEPKLKYARLTQHLNGVYRNGDATSAFLVAGDKMIIGTHNGNIHIVQLPMFQSMRVYHAHSASVTSISISPYPPPLPTDTPEAATKHAAHSNASVSSSRQTDSSPAPSRRPREVPQIPRTPSNDIYVATSSLDGNVCVQNLIDMKDVQLRNFARPVQTVALSPEFKTDRTYLSGGLAGQLILTAGGGPGRSTSTTTGTAAATASGWLGSMGLGGNAGKDTILHSGEGTISTIKWSLSGKYVVWLNEHGIKIMRSKLHLESTDSEDAWKRVGHIDRPQTDEWETMASVWKGRVEWIDEQAVEVDESDQSTADKSSSPATEKLKGHALVSKKGIERLLVGWGGTIWIIHVHPGGVGVGRHAGEKTIGRAEIVKILRMDCIISGISLYTQNLLLVLAYCLPEDDDEDDNPVSFSKPPDKKHKSNSSSGSQPSGGIHRRQNNQPPELRLIDLNSQAEADKDSLSVSRYERLSSGDYHLGVLPARNAASAIASSRGALEAIAGIGTDMWNAAINPRSLFSSGASIRSRGSGDDSSIRGSTAGTIRPGMNRGLSPTVHSGLVKPGVKIFIHSPYDCILATRRDLSDHLGWLLERQQYQRAWELLDEHPEIMAPANERTNDNTPPTPTLNQEASDEFNDDESVIDSQLRDFYSSAEKEKRRIGELWIQELIEENDWASAGKVCGRVLKTPDRWEKWVWTFAGAKKFDAITNYIPTKPMHPPLPSTIYEVVLGHYIQNDKPRFRELLDRWSPELFDVKTITTALENQLNYRDVREDSVDDGEKGRDWRIVMESLARLHEASGRYREALKCYIKLHDADSAFRLIRDNHLAEAVEDDIPSFIGLRVPPGKIEQMTAEELEQATSEAIILLVDEAQHGLLRPDVVVEQLLAQKLNLYIYFYFRGLWRGEGIQEHGGENVDRLVMDSQSLVDNFADLAVHLFATFDRSLLMQYLKTSVSYTFEKAVQECESFSYYDELVFLYSKTGQMKRALYLIIDRLKNVHKAIEFAKEQDDPDLWEDLLKYSMDKPSFIRGLLEQVGTAINPITVVKRIPEGLEIEGLREGLTHMMKEHEIQYSISSGVARVLRSEVATAQTELRAGQRKGIKFEVVMQDQEHVDVEVKDIPTDPENPERNASHPSTKHDHRVPKPGHCARCHEPFTEYEMETLVGYACGHVFHVSHLLEMLHGNKKIDVDLGNGSEEGSRYSVHMKVMRARLLKDKMRGGCPVCHVKE, from the exons ATGACGGATCAGTCACCAGAACTCAGCCACGACCCGGCGCGTGATCTCGAAACCCAACAACCTGAGCATGAGGCAGCATCTACATCTAGCGAACTGGTTCCGCCAACAAACAACGATGCCCCGGATGATGGCGCGCATAGTTCCGAGGCTGAATCACTGGGGAAGGAGGCGGATATTGTTGCGAAAGATACGAAACCACAGGGAAGCAACGACGGGAAAGCAAGCCAAGATGGAGACCAGGATAAAGGcggagaggaggaggacgacgacgaagacgacgacgacgatgatgatgacgaggaagaagatgaagatgaagacgatgaagacgacgaagacgacgacgacgacgatgaagacgaagacgaggaaCCTAAACTTAAGTATGCTCGGCTAACTCAACACCTTAATGGAGTATATCGAAACGGCGACGCAACTAGCGCGTTCCTTGTCGCTGGAGATAAGATG ATCATTGGAACGCATAATGGCAATATC CACATCGTCCAGCTCCCGATGTTCCAGTCCATGAGAGTATACCACGCACACTCTGCTTCAGTAACATCTATATCGATATCGCCATATCCACCTCCTCTCCCAACCGACACGCCAGAGGCTGCAACGAAGCATGCAGCTCACAGCAATGCCAGCGTATCGTCCAGTCGCCAAACAGATTCATCCCCTGCACCATCGAGGAGACCTCGGGAAGTACCTCAAATCCCACGAACGCCATCAAACGACATCTATGTTGCCACTTCTTCATTAGACGGCAACGTCTGTGTTCAGAACTTGATTGATATGAAAGATGTTCAACTACGGAACTTCGCTCGTCCTGTACAAACGGTAGCTCTATCCCCTGAATTCAAAACAGATCGGACCTATCTGTCAGGAGGTCTTGCTGGCCAGCTTATTCTTACCGCAGGAGGTGGACCAGGTCGCAGTACTTCAACTACGACTGGAACTGCAGCCGCCACAGCTTCCGGCTGGTTGGGCAGTATGGGGCTTGGCGGCAATGCAGGCAAAGATACTATCTTGCACTCTGGAGAAGGAACCATCAGTACCATCAAATGGTCATTGTCTGGGAAATACGTCGTCTGGTTAAACGAGCATGGCATCAAAATCATGCGATCGAAGCTACATCTCGAAAGTACGGATTCAGAAGACGCATGGAAACGAGTTGGGCATATTGACCGGCCACAGACAGACGAATGGGAAACCATGGCCAGTGTATGGAAAGGTCGTGTCGAATGGATTGACGAACAGGCTGTTGAAGTGGATGAATCTGATCAGAGCACTGCCGATAAGAGCAGTTCCCCAGCTACAGAAAAGCTGAAAGGACATGCTCTGGTAAGCAAGAAGGGCATCGAGCGATTACTCGTAGGCTGGGGCGGTACAATATGGATTATACACGTCCATCCTGGAGGCGTTGGTGTTGGTCGGCATGCAGGAGAGAAGACTATTGGACGTGCTGAGATTGTCAAGAT ACTTCGCATGGATTGCATTATTTCTGGCATTTCGTTATATACCCAAAACCTTTTGTTGGTTCTCGCATACTGTCTacctgaagatgacgatgaagacgataaTCCTGTTTCCTTCTCAAAACCACCAGATAAAAAGCACAAATCCAACTCTTCTTCCGGAAGCCAACCATCTGGTGGTATTCACCGCCGACAAAACAACCAACCGCCAGAACTACGTCTTATTGATCTCAACTctcaagcagaagcagaCAAGGACAGTTTGAGCGTCAGTCGTTACGAGAGGTTATCGTCAGGTGACTACCATTTGGGAGTTTTGCCTGCACGCAACGCCGCATCCGCGATTGCTTCTTCTCGGGGTGCTCTGGAGGCGATAGCTGGAATTGGCACGGATATGTGGAATGCTGCCATCAATCCTCGGTCTCTCTTCAGCTCCGGGGCAAGTATCCGGAGCCGTGGCAGCGGCGATGATTCCAGCATCAGAGGAAGTACAGCAGGAACAATTCGGCCCGGGATGAACAGAGGCCTGTCACCAACTGTTCATTCAGGTCTTGTGAAGCCTGGCGTAAAGATCTTCATACATAGTCCGTATGACTGCATCCTTGCAACCAGACGAGATTTGAGTGATCATTTAGGATGGCTCTTGGAGCGTCAACAGTACCAGCGTGCGTGGGAGTTGCTCGATGAACACCCGGAGATCATGGCTCCAGCTAACGAGAGAACCAACGACAACACTCCCCCTACACCAACACTAAACCAAGAGGCTAGTGATGAGTTTAACGATGACGAGTCTGTCATAGATTCGCAGCTAAGAGACTTCTATTCGTCAGCCGAGAAAGAAAAGCGGCGCATCGGAGAGCTCTGGATTCAAGAACTCATCGAAGAGAACGATTGGGCGTCTGCGGGCAAGGTCTGTGGGCGAGTGCTCAAGACGCCAGACAGATGGGAGAAATGGGTTTGGACGTTTGCCGGCGCCAAGAAATTTGATGCAATCACAAATTATATCCCCACAAAGCCCATGCACCCTCCACTTCCTTCAACCATATACGAAGTCGTGCTAGGTCATTACATTCAGAACGACAAACCGAGATTCAGAGAACTTTTGGATCGTTGGTCACCTGAACTTTTCGATGTCAAGACTATCACGACGGCCCTGGAGAACCAGCTCAATTACCGAGACGTACGTGAAGACAGTGTTGACGATGGAGAAAAGGGGCGGGACTGGAGAATTGTGATGGAGAGCTTGGCGAGGTTACATGAGGCCAGTGGAAGATATCGTGAGGCTCTCAAATGCTATATTAAACTTCATGACGCAGACTCGGCCTTTAGATTGATTAGGGACAATCATCTCGCCGAAGCCGTCGAGGACGATATTCCCAGCTTTATTGGTCTTCGAGTCCCGCCTGGTAAAATTGAGCAGATGACAGCAGAGGAACTCGAACAAGCAACATCCGAAGCCATCATTCTGCTCGTTGACGAAGCTCAGCATGGCCTTCTACGTCCCGACGTTGTTGTCGAGCAGCTTCTCGCCCAGAAGCTCAATCTATACATATACTTCTACTTCAGAGGCCTATGGCGAGGCGAAGGTATTCAGGAGCACGGAGGAGAGAACGTAGACCGACTTGTTATGGACAGTCAATCGTTGGTGGACAACTTTGCGGATTTAGCGGTCCACCTCTTTGCGACCTTTGATCGGTCGTTGCTAATGCAGTACCTGAAAACCTCAGTCTCATACACGTTTGAAAAG GCTGTTCAAGAATGTGAGAGTTTCTCATACTACGATGAGCTTGTGTTTCTATACTCCAAGACCGGTCAAATGAAGCGCGCTCTTTATCTCATCATTGATCGCCTAAAGAATGTTCACAAGGCCATCGAGTTTGCCAAGGAGCAAGACGATCCGGACCTATGGGAGGATCTCCTTAAATACAGCATGGACAAGCCCAGCTTCATTCGAGGTCTCCTCGAGCAAGTCGGAACGGCCATTAACCCAATCACTGTGGTGAAACGAATTCCCGAAGGGCTCGAGATCGAGGGTCTCAGGGAAGGGCTTACGCATATGATGAAGGAACATGAGATCCAATATAGCATTAGCTCGGGGGTTGCCCGAGTTCTTCGCAGCGAGGTGGCCACGGCCCAGACCGAGCTCCGAGCTGGCCAACGCAAAGGCATCAAGTTTGAAGTAGTTATGCAGGATCAAGAACACGTGGACGTTGAAGTCAAGGATATCCCCACGGATCCTGAGAACCCTGAGCGGAACGCTTCTCACCCGTCTACAAAGCATGACCACCGGGTGCCAAAACCGGGGCATTGCGCAAGGTGCCACGAGCCTTTCACCGAGTACGAGATGGAGACGCTGGTAGGATATGCCTGTGGGCATGTGTTCCATGTCAGCCATCTGTTAGAGATGCTGCACGGGAACAAAAagattgatgttgatcttgGCAATGGATCTGAAGAAGGAAGTCGGTACTCTGTGCATATGAAGGTGATGAGAGCACGTTTGTTGAAAGACAAGATGAGGGGGGGCTGTCCTGTGTGTCACGTTAAAGAATGA
- a CDS encoding hypothetical protein (SECRETED:SignalP(1-22)), with the protein MAVYKLKALASILALCAPIVAATGTQGESALCMSAHTETETPYTHEYGAAISDGTVIHSMTICSVIHETKCTDTTSVGGESMQPPPAATDVPSAPAGEQPSAPAGGEQTTYHDQGVSSGTEGVPVPSVPIVSTAVTPLASGASESNYAPPAGVTDSAASGEQGSVPAANPSGAVPSGAVPSEGGEVIPLPSLISTTDVSGNPTILTTLYSEPSAAVSDTATATATITDSETDYDTAVSGTATGTDAEETEDITPTGTPTVTASAAAKHLTPGAILGFVGILFVAIF; encoded by the exons ATGGCTGTCTACAAGCTCAAGGCTCTCGCCAGCATTCTGGCCCTCTGTGCCCCCATTGTTGCCGCCACCGGCACTCAGGGAGAGAGTGCCTTGTGCATGT CTGCTCACACCGAGACCGAGACCCCCTACACTCACGAGTATGGCGCTGCCATTTCTGACG GCACTGTCATTCACTCCATGACCATCTGTTCTGTCATCCATGAGACCAAGTGTACCGACACCACCTCCGTAGGTGGTGAGTCCATGCAGCCTCCCCCTGCTGCCACCGATGTCCCCTCCGCTCCCGCTGGAGAACAGCCCTCGGCCCCCGCTGGAGGCGAGCAGACCACCTACCACGATCAGGGTGTCTCTTCTGGTACTGAGGGTGTCCCCGTTCCCTCTGTTCCTATTGTTTCGACCGCTGTCACCCCCCTGGCTTCTGGCGCCTCTGAGTCCAACTACGCCCCTCCTGCTGGCGTTACCGATTCCGCTGCCTCTGGTGAGCAGGGCTCTGTCCCAGCTGCCAACCCTTCTGGTGCGGTTCCTTCTGGGGCGGTACCTTCTGAGGGCGGTGAGGTTATTCCTCTGCCTTCTCTCATCAGCACCACCGATGTGTCTGGTAACCCAACTATCCTCACCACTCTCTACAGCGAGCCCTCTGCCGCTGTCAGTGacactgccactgccactgccactaTCACTGACTCCGAGACGGACTACGATACGGCCGTCTCTGGAACTGCCACTGGCACTGACGCCGAGGAGACCGAGGATATCACTCCTACTGGCACTCCCACCGTCACTGCCTCTGCAGCTGCGAAGCATCTCACTCCTGGTGCTATCCTTGGCTTCGTTGGTATCCTTTTCGTTGCCATCTTTTAA